GCGGGTCATCAGGGCGATGGTCCCGGAGTGCACGAAGATTCCCGGTGCGACTTCGCTCACAGGCAATTCTGCTGCCCCGGCGCGTGCTAGCGTCACTATCCCCAGCAGGGACAGGGCTGCGATCCTTGACGTGAGATGCGACACTTTTCCGCCTCAGTTCAGGGCTTGCCGCATTGCACTGCAGCACAACAAGCCAACGCAAGCTTTGGCAAAACATCGTGCGTCCTGCGTTGCATGGATAGCATTCGGATGAATTGAGGAGGAAGCGCGATGATGAAGGCCGGACGACATCGTCGCTGGTTGTTTTCGCTGTGTGTGATGACGGCGTCTTGCTTGATCGGTGACGCTGCCGTCGCGCAAACGACTGATAGTGGCGATCTCTCGTTCGAGCTGGTCGACCCCAAGGTGCTGCGCGTTTGTGCCGACCCGCGCAATCTGCCGTTCTCCAACGAGAAAGGTGAAGGGATCGAGAACAAGCTCGCCGAGCTGTTCGCGGACAAGCTCCAGAAGAAACTCGACTACGTGTTTTTCCCGCAAGCCACCGGCTTCGTGCGGATGACGCTGGGCGCGCATCGCTGCGACGTCATCATGGGCTTTCCGCAGGGCGACGAGCTCGTGCAGGGCACCAATCCTTACTATCGCACGTCGTACGCGCTGGTCGCGAAAGCGGGCAGCGGGCTGGAGGATGTCGACACGCTCGAAGATCCGAAGTTGAAAGGCAAGCATGTCGGCATCGTCGCCGGCACGCCACCGGCGACCAACATGGCGATCGCAGGCCTGATGGGCGATGCAAAACCCTATCCGTTGATGATCGACACGCGCTACGACAATTCGGCGCAGGCCATGATCGACGACCTCGCCGCCGGCAAGATCGACGCCGGCGTGCTGTGGGGACCGATGGCGGGGTACTACGCCAAGAAGGTCGGCTCGCTGCACGTGACGCCGCTGGTGAAGGAAACCACCGGTCCAAAACTGGTCTATCGCATCGGCATGGGCGTGCGCGCCGCCGACCAGAACTGGAAGCGGCAGCTCAACAAGCTGATCCAGGAGAACCAGGGCGAGATCAACAAGATCCTGCTCGACTTCGGCGTGCCGCTGCTGGACGAAAACGACCGGCCGCTCGGCGCGGAGACGGCCAAGAAAGCGCAATGAGGCGACATCTTGCCGCTGCGGTCGTCGCCGCCATGCTGGCGGCGCCGGCCGTCGCGCAGCAAGATTCGGCGCAGCAGCAGGAGCCGTTCGAGCCCGAGGGCTATCGCACCGACAATTACCGCGCACCGGTACCGGCGACGCTCGAAGGCGCACGCGTGCTGACGACGGCGGAGACCGAGGCGATCTGGCGCGCAAAGGGCGGTGCCTTCATCGACGTGCTGCCGCGCGCCCCGAAGCCGAAGAACCTTCCCGCGGGCACGGTGTGGCGAGATGCGCCCCGGAAAAACATTCCCGGCAGCATCTGGCTGCCGGATACCGGCTACGGCGCGCTGGCGCCGGCGATGGACGACTATTTCCAGCGCGGTCTCGCGCAGGCGTCGCATGGCGACAAGGCCGCGCTGCTCGTGATCTATTGCCTCGCCGATTGCTGGATGTCCTGGAACGCCGCCAAGCGCGCGCTCGCTTACGGCTATTCCAACATTGCGTGGTATCCCGAGGGCACCGACGGCTGGGAGCTTGCGAAGCTCCCCACGGAGGAAGCACAGCCGGAGCCGCGGCCTGAGCAATAGGCGTCTCGGTTAGAAGCGCACAGCCTTCTCCGCGTCATTGCGACCGCAGCGAAGCAAATCCAGAATCTCTCCGCCGAGGGACTCTGGATTGCTTCGTCGCATCATCGCAAATTGCTTCGCAATTTTGTCGCGGGCTCCTCGCAATGACGATGTGGGTGGAGCGTCGCCCTACTGCTTCTGCAGCTTCGTCAGCGTGCCCGAACCGTCGGTGTCGGTCGCAGCGTACGTCACCCTGTCGCCGGCATGGACGGCATCCAGCATGGCGGCGTCCTTGGCCTTGAACTGTTGCAGCGCGCCGGCGCCGCCGGCACTGCCGCCGACCGTGCCCTTCTGGGTCTGCTGGATCGAGATCGTGTTGTTGAGTCGATCGATCCTGGTGACCATTCCGGTCATGTCGTCAGCAAAGGCGCTGGATGCGAGCATGGTGATGGCTGCAGCGCTTGCGAAGATGAATTTTGTTGTTCCCATCGAGGCCTCCCGTTCCTGGAGATTCACATCGACAAGCCATCCTAGATCGTTTTGGTTCCGGCAGATAGCCCGGCAAACATGAATGATCGCGTTGATATCGCGGGAACTTTCATGAAAGCCGTCAGCAGGGCTAACGCTACTCCATTTCCTGCTGGATGACGCGGCCGAGCGCGAACAAGCGCTGGTCGATCGTGGTCGGAACCTCGCAGACGAAACGCACCACCTTGCGGCGGTCCTCGAAAATGCGGGTCTCCCAGATCAGCTCGTTGCTCATCGCGTCGACCTTGGTGTCGTCGCGCGGCGTTGCGTCCTGCAGCGCCTGGAGCTGGATGGTCTCCTCGCGGATCTTGTCGGCGGCCTCGCGCTGCTTGCGGCTGACGCGCTCGAGCCCGCTCATGACCTGGGAGCGCTGGGCGTTCAGCGTGTCGAACAGGCCGGCGAACAGCAGTTTTGCGTTGGTGGTCTTGTCGGCGGCAGACCCGGTCAAAAATTCCTTCACCGACTTTTCGGCTTCATCCAGCGGCGTCTTGCGTGCCGCCAGCTTCGAGACCAGCGCGCTGACCTTGCTGTCGTCCTTCCACTTGCTCGCGGCGTCGTCGAGCGCAGGGCCCGCCCAGACCGCCGCGAGCGAGATCTCGGGTACCTTGGCCTGCGAACAGGGCCAGTCGGGATAGCGCGGATCGGCCGCGCGCACGGCTGTGGCCGAGATCGCCAACGCTAGCGCTGCCATGGCAAGTGTCCGAACCGTCATCCTTCGCCTCCCGCAGGCCCGCGCCGTGCCAGCCCGCGCGAGGGATCATAGGCATAGATCGCGGCGACCATGAAGACGATTGTGCAAGCTCCGACCACGGTCAGCGAGACCCAGTTGATCTGTCCGTACAGCGCGAAGCGGATCAGCTCCACCGCATGGGTGAACGGATTGGCCTGGCAGACATAGTAGAGATAAGGGCTGCCCTCCTGTACCCGCCACAGCGGGTACAGCGCGGAGGAGGCAAAGAACATCGGGAAGATGACAAAGTTCATCACCCCGGCAAAGTTCTCGAGCTGCTTGATGCCGGACGAGATCAGCATGCCGAGCGAGCCCAGCATCAGCCCGGACAGGATCAGCGCCGGCAGCACGGTGAGATAGCCGACCGGCGGAGGGGTGATGTCCCAGAACCAGGCGATGATCAGGAACGCATAGACCTGGAGCAGCGACACCGCGGTGCCCGCGAGCAGCTTGCAGAACAGCAGGAAGCCGCGCGGCAGCGGGCTCACCAGCAGCGTGCGCATATTGCCCATCTCGCGGTCATAGACCATCGAGAGCGAGGACTGCATGCCGTTGAAGAGCTGGATCATCGCCATCAACCCCGGCGCGATGAAGACCTCGTAGAGGATGTAGGTCTCGTAAGGCGGGATGATGGAGATGCCGAGCACCTGGCGGAAGCCGGCGGCGAAGATGAACAGCCACACCAGCGGCCGCACCAGCGCCGAGACGAAACGCTCGCGCTGGTGCAGGAAACGCAGCCCCTCGCGCCAGACGATGCCGGTCAGGCAGGTCATGTACTCGGAGGCCGAGAAGCCGCGCGGCGCGTTGTGCGTGGTGATGCTGCTCATGCGCCGCCCCCCGGCATCACTTGCGCGCCGGTCAGGCGCATGAAGGCGGTGTTGACGTCCTGCGCGCCGGCCTCGGTGATGACGCGGCTCATCGGGCCCTGCGCCAGCACCTTGCCCTGGTGCAGCACCACGAGATCGTCGCCGGCCAAGATCTCGTCGAACAGATGCGTGGCCCAGAGCACGCCGATGCCTTGCTCGGTCACGAGCTGACGGACATGGCTGATGATGTCGGCCCGCGCCTTGACGTCGAGCCCGACGGTCGGCTCGTCCAGCAGCAACAGCCGCGGCCGGTGCAGCAGCGCGCGGGCAATCTCCAGCCGCCGCATCTGCCCGCCGGAGAGATCGCGCACCTTGCAGCCGGCGCGGTCGGAGAGGCCAATGCGCGCGAGCAGCTCGGCACTGCGCGCCGCCGCCTCGCGACGGCTGATGCCGTGCAGGGCTGCGTGATAGAGCAGGTTCTGCGTCAGCGACAGATCGAGATCGAGCGTGCGTGGCTGGAACACGACGCCGAGCAGCCGCAGCGCCTCGCCGGGCGTGCGGCTGATATCATGGCCGAAGATGCCGACGCGCCCGGTCTGGATGCCGAACAGCCGCGTGATCAGCGAGAACAGCGTGCTCTTGCCTGCGCCGTTGAGGCCGAGCAGGGCGGTGAAGCTCGCGGGCTGCACGTTGAAGGAGACGTCTACCAACGCGCGGCGCGCGCCATAGGAATGGCTAACGCCGTCGATCGACAGCGCCGGCACCGCGGCCGGATCAGGGCGTGGTGTCTCGCGAGGTTCGGCGATGGGGGCGGGGCTGGTCATGGCGCGATCGTGATGCCCCAGGGCAGTTCGCCCACCTGAATGGTCTTGATCACCTTTTGCGCGGCGACGTCGATGACGGAAACGTCGTTCGACACGCCATTGGTGGTGAGCAGGTATTTCTCGTCCGGCGTGAACGCCATGTGCCAGACGCGCTGACCGACCAGCAGATATTTCGTCACCTTGCGCGAAGCGATATCGACCACGGCGACGCGGTTGGCGGGGCCGAGCGCAACAAAGGCGGTCTTGTCGTCCTTGGTCATGCCGATGCCCACTGGCTGGATCGCCTCCTTCCTCAAGCCGGGAATCTCAAAATTGACCTTGCCGATCACTTCGTGCTTCTGCGGGTCGACGATCGACACGGTGCCGCCGATCTCGGAGGACACCCACAATTCGGACGCGTCGTGCTTGAACTCGGCAAAGCGCGGCCGGGCATCGACCAGCACGTTGGCGACGATCTGGCGCGACGCGGTGTCGATGAAATGCGCCATGTTGGTCGTTTCCGACGTGTTGATCAGAATCTTGCCGTCCGGGCTGATGGTCATGCCCTCCGGCTCGACGCCGACCTGGATGTCGCCGAGACGCGCGCGCTTCTCCAGGTCGATCACGGTCACCGTGTTGTCGTTCTCGTTGGCGACATAGAGCGTTTTGCCGGCGGCATCCTGGGTGAACAATTCAGGGTCGGGACCGGAGGGAAGGGTGTCGACAACCGCTTGCGTCTTGGCGTCGATCAGCTGGATGGTGTCGTCGTCGCCGACCGCGACCATCACGAACTTTCCATCGCGGCTGAACTCGATGCCGCGCGGGCGCTGGCCGACCTTGATGGTCTTCGTCACGGTCCAACTGTCGGTGTCGATCACCGACACCGTGTTGCTCTTTTCGTTCGAGACATAGGCGATGAAGGCGTGGGCGGGCGCTGCGACGAACGCGAGTGCGACGAGCACCATTGTCATCAGCATACGTAACATCTGTCCGCGGGCGGTTCTTACCTCCCCCGCGGGCAGGGGAGGGAGCGCACCATCTCTGCGACGGCTCCTTCGGATCACATTGCTCATTTCAGCTTGCATTTGCTCTCCGGGCGATCGTAGCCGAGCGTGTCGAGCTCGGAGACCTGGTGCAGAAATCCTTCCTGCGGCGACACCGACACCACCATGCGGCCGTCGACCAGCAGGATCGGTTGGCGGAGCTGGAGATTCCAGTCGCGCAGCGTCAGCTTGGTGCCCTTGAAGGCGGCGACGGAGAAATCCGGTCCCTTGATGAAATCGGTGACCTTCTTGACGTCGCCGGAATTGGTGCGCGAGGTGGCCTCGCCAATCATGCGCACCGCCGTCCAGGCCTGCATGTCGAGCGCGGTCATGCGCCGCGAATTCAGCTTCATGAAGCGGTTCTGCATCTGCGTCGCGCCCCACTGGTCCTGCGCGGCGTCCCAGCTGCGCGGCACCAGGCCGGCCGAGCCCGCGACGGGACGGGGATCCCAGGTGCGGTAAGGCAGATAGGCTGCGAACACCTCGCTCTCGTCGGCGGCGACCAGCACGTCGTAGGCGGGCGCCTGCTGCGTGAACACGGGCATCTGGCGCTGGATCAGCGTCACACCAGAGTCCGTGCGGCGCGCGCCGCCGGCGTCTTCGAAGGTGCGCTCCTGCACGATCTTGGCGCCGAACCGCGTGGCGGCGCGACGGAGTGCATCGGCGTAGAGCTTGTCCTCGTCATGCGAGCCGACCACCAGCAGCCAGCGCGGCCATCGCTTCCACACCAGGTACTGGCCGAGCGCATCGGCCAGCATCGAGCGCGTCGGCGCGGCGTGGATGACATTGGCGCGGCAATCGGCCTCGCGCAGCCGCTCGTCGATGGCGCCGGCATTGAACAGCAAGGTGCCGCGATCGCGCAAGGCGTCGGCGACTTTCAGAAGTGCATCGGCCGGCAAGTCGGCGACGATGAAGCCGTTGTGCTCGGCAAGCGCGGCCGCGGCCTGGACCACGTCCTCCCCTTCCTTGATGCGGCGTTCCTCCAGCGTGAAGCGCTGGTTGAGGAATTTTCCGGTGGTGTTGTTGTCATCGATCGCGAGCCTCGCGCCGGCGACGCCGTCATTGTCCGCGGGCTGCTCGACCAGCGAGAGCGTCGATCTGGTGCCGGCTAGACCGAGATAGCCGACGCCGATCGTGACCGGGTCGGCCGCGAGCGCCTGCGCTGCCGCCAGACACAGACCGATCGGGCCGAGCAACCATCGGATCATGCTTCCTCCTGACGTTCTCCCCGGCTTGACCGTCGGTGAAGAATTGTCTCTCCTGAAGCATGACGGATTTGGCCGGGCTTGCAACCCCGCATTTGGTCGTCGCGACATGGCAAGCGGAATCACGATCATGCGAGCGCTGATATGTTTCGCAGCCTTGCTGCTGATGGGTTCGCAGGCCGCCGCCGATCCGCCAAAGCTCGCCGTGTTCGATTTCGAGCTGATCGACACCAGCCTGCCCGGCGAGTTCTACGGCTCGAAGCCGGAGGAGGCGCGGCTTGCGCACATCAGTGACCAGCTGCGCAAAGAACTGGTTGAATCAGGCCGGTTCCAGCTGCTCGATATCGCGCCGGTGCGGGATGCCGCCCGTCACGGCAATCTGCAGGCCTGCGGCGGTTGCGATCTCAAGCTTGCCGGGCAGCTCGGGGCGGACCTCGAGATCACCGGCATGGTGCAGAAGGTCTCGAACCTGATCATCAATCTCAACATCTATCTGCGCGACGTAAAGACCGGCAACATGATCACGGCGGCGAGCGCCGACATGCGCGGCAACACCGATGAATCCTGGTCGCGCACGATGAGCTACCTGATCCGCAACCGCCTGCTCGCGCCGAATTACGGCAAGCCGGAGTAGGATAGAGTCGAAAACTCACCCCTTCAATCTCTCCGCATGCCAGTGCAGATGGTCGCTCATGAAGGTCGAGATGAAATAATAGCTATGGTCGTAGCCCGGCTGACGCCGCAGCGTCAGCGGGATGTTGGCCTTGCTGCAAGCGGCCTCGAGCAGTTCCGGACGAAGCTGCTCCTTCAGGAAATTATCGGCCTCGCCGACGTCGACCAGGAAGCCGGAATACTTCGCGCCGTCCTCGATCAGCGCCACCGTGTCATGGCTGCGCCAGGCATCCTTGTTCGGACCGAGATAGCCGGTCAGGGCCTTGATGCCCCACGGCACCTGCGACGGCGCCACAATCGGCGCGAAGGCGCTGGCCGCGCGATAACGATGCGGGTTGCGCAGCGCCACCGTGAGCGCGCCGTGGCCGCCCATGGAATGGCCCATCACTGATTGCCGCTTGGCATCGACGGGAAAAATTCCCGCCACGAGTTTGGGGAGCTCGTCGGTGACGTAGCTCCACATGCGATAATTGCGCGCGAACGGCGCTTCCGTGGCATCGACATAGAAGCCGGCACCCAAGCCGAAATCATAGGCATTGTTGGCGTCGCCCGGCACGTCGGGCCCGCGCGGGCTGGTGTCGGGGGCCACGAAGATCAGGCCGAGCTCGGCGCAGGCTTTGCGGAATTCGCCCTTCTCGGTGACGTTGGCGTGGGTGCAGGTGAGCCCGGAGAGATAACAGACCACAGGCAGCTTGGCGCCGTCGGCGTGCGGGGGGACATAGACCGAGAACACCATGTCGGTTCCGGTCGCCTGGCTCGCATGGCGATACACGCCCTGGACGCCGCCATAGGAAGTGTTGGTCGAGACAGTCTGGATCGTCATGCCGTTGTGCTCCGTGGCATCTCACCACATCGAGAATGCAATGCTTGTGTGACCGAAATTTGCGGCGCGCGCCAGAGCGGGCGCAAGATCAGGCCACACCGCTGTCGATCGCCAGCCGCACCAGCTCGACCGAGGTCTTCACGCC
This portion of the Bradyrhizobium diazoefficiens genome encodes:
- a CDS encoding substrate-binding domain-containing protein: MMKAGRHRRWLFSLCVMTASCLIGDAAVAQTTDSGDLSFELVDPKVLRVCADPRNLPFSNEKGEGIENKLAELFADKLQKKLDYVFFPQATGFVRMTLGAHRCDVIMGFPQGDELVQGTNPYYRTSYALVAKAGSGLEDVDTLEDPKLKGKHVGIVAGTPPATNMAIAGLMGDAKPYPLMIDTRYDNSAQAMIDDLAAGKIDAGVLWGPMAGYYAKKVGSLHVTPLVKETTGPKLVYRIGMGVRAADQNWKRQLNKLIQENQGEINKILLDFGVPLLDENDRPLGAETAKKAQ
- a CDS encoding ABC transporter ATP-binding protein, whose protein sequence is MTSPAPIAEPRETPRPDPAAVPALSIDGVSHSYGARRALVDVSFNVQPASFTALLGLNGAGKSTLFSLITRLFGIQTGRVGIFGHDISRTPGEALRLLGVVFQPRTLDLDLSLTQNLLYHAALHGISRREAAARSAELLARIGLSDRAGCKVRDLSGGQMRRLEIARALLHRPRLLLLDEPTVGLDVKARADIISHVRQLVTEQGIGVLWATHLFDEILAGDDLVVLHQGKVLAQGPMSRVITEAGAQDVNTAFMRLTGAQVMPGGGA
- the fghA gene encoding S-formylglutathione hydrolase translates to MTIQTVSTNTSYGGVQGVYRHASQATGTDMVFSVYVPPHADGAKLPVVCYLSGLTCTHANVTEKGEFRKACAELGLIFVAPDTSPRGPDVPGDANNAYDFGLGAGFYVDATEAPFARNYRMWSYVTDELPKLVAGIFPVDAKRQSVMGHSMGGHGALTVALRNPHRYRAASAFAPIVAPSQVPWGIKALTGYLGPNKDAWRSHDTVALIEDGAKYSGFLVDVGEADNFLKEQLRPELLEAACSKANIPLTLRRQPGYDHSYYFISTFMSDHLHWHAERLKG
- a CDS encoding ABC transporter permease, with amino-acid sequence MSSITTHNAPRGFSASEYMTCLTGIVWREGLRFLHQRERFVSALVRPLVWLFIFAAGFRQVLGISIIPPYETYILYEVFIAPGLMAMIQLFNGMQSSLSMVYDREMGNMRTLLVSPLPRGFLLFCKLLAGTAVSLLQVYAFLIIAWFWDITPPPVGYLTVLPALILSGLMLGSLGMLISSGIKQLENFAGVMNFVIFPMFFASSALYPLWRVQEGSPYLYYVCQANPFTHAVELIRFALYGQINWVSLTVVGACTIVFMVAAIYAYDPSRGLARRGPAGGEG
- a CDS encoding copper-binding protein, encoding MGTTKFIFASAAAITMLASSAFADDMTGMVTRIDRLNNTISIQQTQKGTVGGSAGGAGALQQFKAKDAAMLDAVHAGDRVTYAATDTDGSGTLTKLQKQ
- a CDS encoding DUF3280 domain-containing protein; translated protein: MRALICFAALLLMGSQAAADPPKLAVFDFELIDTSLPGEFYGSKPEEARLAHISDQLRKELVESGRFQLLDIAPVRDAARHGNLQACGGCDLKLAGQLGADLEITGMVQKVSNLIINLNIYLRDVKTGNMITAASADMRGNTDESWSRTMSYLIRNRLLAPNYGKPE
- a CDS encoding ABC transporter substrate-binding protein — protein: MIRWLLGPIGLCLAAAQALAADPVTIGVGYLGLAGTRSTLSLVEQPADNDGVAGARLAIDDNNTTGKFLNQRFTLEERRIKEGEDVVQAAAALAEHNGFIVADLPADALLKVADALRDRGTLLFNAGAIDERLREADCRANVIHAAPTRSMLADALGQYLVWKRWPRWLLVVGSHDEDKLYADALRRAATRFGAKIVQERTFEDAGGARRTDSGVTLIQRQMPVFTQQAPAYDVLVAADESEVFAAYLPYRTWDPRPVAGSAGLVPRSWDAAQDQWGATQMQNRFMKLNSRRMTALDMQAWTAVRMIGEATSRTNSGDVKKVTDFIKGPDFSVAAFKGTKLTLRDWNLQLRQPILLVDGRMVVSVSPQEGFLHQVSELDTLGYDRPESKCKLK
- a CDS encoding YVTN family beta-propeller repeat protein, which produces MLRMLMTMVLVALAFVAAPAHAFIAYVSNEKSNTVSVIDTDSWTVTKTIKVGQRPRGIEFSRDGKFVMVAVGDDDTIQLIDAKTQAVVDTLPSGPDPELFTQDAAGKTLYVANENDNTVTVIDLEKRARLGDIQVGVEPEGMTISPDGKILINTSETTNMAHFIDTASRQIVANVLVDARPRFAEFKHDASELWVSSEIGGTVSIVDPQKHEVIGKVNFEIPGLRKEAIQPVGIGMTKDDKTAFVALGPANRVAVVDIASRKVTKYLLVGQRVWHMAFTPDEKYLLTTNGVSNDVSVIDVAAQKVIKTIQVGELPWGITIAP
- a CDS encoding PQQ-dependent catabolism-associated CXXCW motif protein, with product MRRHLAAAVVAAMLAAPAVAQQDSAQQQEPFEPEGYRTDNYRAPVPATLEGARVLTTAETEAIWRAKGGAFIDVLPRAPKPKNLPAGTVWRDAPRKNIPGSIWLPDTGYGALAPAMDDYFQRGLAQASHGDKAALLVIYCLADCWMSWNAAKRALAYGYSNIAWYPEGTDGWELAKLPTEEAQPEPRPEQ